One genomic segment of Panicum virgatum strain AP13 chromosome 2N, P.virgatum_v5, whole genome shotgun sequence includes these proteins:
- the LOC120660386 gene encoding protein AE7-like, whose protein sequence is MGLINANPVIHEKKERRVRQAPETTDENAVEPIDQLEIFDHIRDIKDPEHPYSLEQLNVVTEDSIELNDERNYVRVTFTPTVEHCSMATVIGLCIRVKLIRSLPPRYKVDIRVAPGSHSTEAAVNKQLNDKERVAAALENPNLLDMVEECLSPTFD, encoded by the exons ATGGGGTTGATAAATGCTAACCCTGTAATCCATGAGAAAAAAGAGAGGCGCGTACGACAGGCACCGGAGACCACAGATGAAAATGCAGTAGAGCCTATAGATCAGCTCGAAATATTTG ATCACATTAGAGATATAAAGGATCCAGAGCACCCATACTCATTGGAACAGCTGAATGTGGTAACTGAAGACTCAATTGAACTGAATGATGAAAGAAATTATGTTAG GGTTACCTTCACCCCCACAGTGGAGCACTGCAGTATGGCAACTGTTATTGGCCTCTGCATACGCGTGAAACTCATTCGGAGCCTCCCTCCTCGTTACAAG gTGGACATAAGGGTAGCCCCTGGATCACACTCCACAGAAGCTGccg TGAATAAGCAACTGAACGACAAGGAACGTGTTGCGGCTGCTTTGGAAAACCCAAACCTACTGGACATGGTCGAAGAGTGCTTGTCGCCAACATTTGACTGA